One genomic window of Polyangium aurulentum includes the following:
- a CDS encoding DUF6573 family protein, with protein sequence MSGDDEDIDWEQVEREEFGDQTKEGEDEDQPILIAVYSRAMALADGTLVDVTELAKQCGIKAPVALTRAVWDRYVELTPAAEQAGNDETGRTWDILWMFYCAAVQNPNASEIRYTLRVVTDSIRPSPVDLKAMIGPGDDGEAVITILLPEED encoded by the coding sequence ATGAGCGGCGACGACGAGGACATCGACTGGGAGCAGGTCGAGCGCGAGGAGTTCGGAGACCAGACCAAAGAAGGCGAGGATGAGGACCAGCCGATCCTCATCGCCGTCTACTCGCGTGCCATGGCGCTCGCCGATGGCACCCTGGTCGACGTCACCGAGCTCGCGAAGCAGTGCGGGATCAAAGCTCCCGTGGCCCTGACGCGCGCCGTCTGGGATCGCTACGTGGAGCTGACCCCGGCCGCCGAGCAGGCGGGGAATGATGAGACTGGCAGGACCTGGGACATCCTCTGGATGTTCTATTGCGCCGCCGTGCAGAATCCGAACGCGAGCGAGATTCGATACACGCTCCGCGTCGTCACGGATTCGATTCGACCGTCCCCTGTCGATCTCAAGGCCATGATCGGGCCGGGCGACGACGGCGAGGCGGTCATCACGATCCTCTTGCCCGAAGAGGACTGA
- a CDS encoding SNF2-related protein, whose product MRGIHDRDGLAGATWIDVALLQHQLAAVREVLGSPSVRHVLADEVGLGKTIEALMIWSALSAQDRLLRCVIAAPRSLIFQWLIEVRRRAEHRLRARRDEDLCPVYDPSAAEDALDKDDQRGIVLAEHDALPDLAKRAEAIDMLIVDEAHTLNGDQRKAVEAVASSARHLLLLTATPREGKRGSGAVRDFRKSFAWAAGLVDPKWPPPNLTEEDTERALERTLDESFARVRACDEILTEREPGAALAGEAVGALAGIPIPQGARGNVQTFVRASTLLERVVRNRRSALGPGLTASRRLHRVPVEYREEEIAVLDAIRAMDPVERAKFMRHACSSWAALAGARVGKTASLRAKLDVIREGRGPRPDAKLEALLDLCARIWDADHSAKIVIRCEYVETRELVFEQLRNLLSAGGLRRSTAGEIDAWQREDDRAVGPVARLEQGQDALLEALRNPTEAGRSMLAHLWAFERSHEGSAIVLVASDVASTGLNLQFASALILYDLPWTPGLAEQWIGRLDRLGQRAGEVRVYAMSHRSLPTERLLDVYESIGLFDRRGFHASPEVERKINDLLRPSESDESSWEEAVAEVQRLVDENEDDPAQGVSLDLLPKPVPAQEDVKQSTRRFIDAIAVAGFTVEARRYGSMKMVWPPSDTDALWLPGAAMMLRGAETGLRKTPEKLAEILEKSRALNITDVRLGDGLWLRGSTVDFFSPRHTLLAEIEDDLLRDPSLGLGGFYCTSERAGVPQGVYLLVQSQTHPALGGDAMAWRCRIPDSVLRDEELSRFWVGVEDALRRMMRVRCRAVLSCGAWLLAPSGDAIRPQPPERVGELLAVLPQARSKAALEILPNVEATLAAMERPPNVLPSNVLSIAEAVAVAVSREAELHLGRIVARRQSAIESTGEGHAWRGLRETRARDLEAAVALRGVIEHLPSYARSGAMEAITPRVLAAAVVEVRP is encoded by the coding sequence ATGCGAGGCATTCACGACCGCGACGGACTGGCGGGGGCGACATGGATCGATGTCGCGCTGCTCCAGCATCAGCTCGCCGCCGTTCGCGAGGTGCTCGGTTCACCGTCCGTACGGCACGTCCTCGCTGACGAGGTCGGCCTCGGCAAGACCATCGAGGCCCTCATGATCTGGAGCGCGCTCTCGGCGCAAGATCGCTTGCTCAGGTGCGTCATCGCCGCGCCGCGGAGCCTCATCTTTCAATGGCTCATCGAGGTGCGGCGGCGCGCCGAGCACAGGCTTCGTGCCCGACGCGACGAGGACTTGTGCCCTGTGTACGACCCCAGCGCCGCCGAGGACGCCCTGGACAAGGACGACCAGCGAGGGATCGTCCTCGCCGAGCACGACGCCCTCCCGGATCTGGCGAAGCGCGCGGAGGCGATCGACATGCTGATCGTCGATGAGGCGCACACGCTCAACGGCGACCAGCGGAAAGCGGTGGAGGCGGTCGCGAGCTCCGCGCGGCACCTACTGCTCCTGACGGCGACGCCGCGGGAGGGAAAGCGCGGGAGCGGCGCGGTTCGCGATTTTAGGAAGAGCTTTGCCTGGGCGGCGGGGCTGGTGGATCCCAAGTGGCCGCCACCGAATCTTACAGAAGAGGACACCGAGCGAGCGCTGGAGCGCACCCTCGACGAGTCGTTCGCACGAGTACGTGCGTGCGACGAGATCCTCACTGAACGGGAGCCCGGCGCGGCGCTCGCTGGAGAGGCGGTGGGCGCGCTCGCAGGGATCCCGATCCCGCAGGGGGCGCGAGGCAATGTACAGACGTTCGTCAGGGCGAGCACGCTACTCGAGCGCGTCGTCCGAAATCGGCGGAGCGCGCTCGGCCCGGGGCTCACCGCCAGCAGGAGGCTCCACCGGGTGCCCGTAGAGTACCGAGAGGAGGAGATCGCGGTTCTCGATGCCATCCGCGCAATGGATCCAGTAGAGCGAGCCAAGTTTATGCGGCATGCGTGCTCGAGCTGGGCCGCCCTAGCTGGTGCGCGCGTAGGCAAGACGGCCTCGCTGCGCGCGAAGCTCGACGTGATTCGAGAGGGGCGCGGGCCGCGGCCCGACGCGAAGCTCGAGGCGCTGCTCGATCTATGCGCACGGATCTGGGACGCAGATCACTCCGCGAAGATCGTGATTCGCTGTGAGTACGTGGAGACGCGCGAGTTGGTGTTTGAACAACTGCGGAACTTGCTCTCCGCGGGTGGCCTCCGGCGCTCGACGGCGGGAGAGATCGACGCGTGGCAGCGCGAGGATGACCGCGCCGTCGGTCCGGTCGCGCGTCTAGAGCAGGGACAGGACGCATTGCTCGAGGCCCTCCGCAACCCGACCGAGGCGGGCCGCTCGATGCTTGCGCACCTCTGGGCATTCGAGCGCTCTCACGAGGGTAGCGCGATCGTCCTCGTCGCGAGCGACGTCGCGTCGACAGGGCTCAACCTCCAGTTCGCGTCCGCGCTGATCCTCTATGATCTCCCCTGGACACCCGGGCTCGCGGAGCAGTGGATCGGGCGCCTAGACCGCCTCGGCCAGCGCGCGGGCGAGGTGCGCGTGTACGCGATGAGCCACCGGTCGCTCCCGACCGAGCGTCTCCTCGACGTCTACGAATCGATTGGCCTCTTCGATCGGCGCGGCTTTCATGCTTCGCCAGAGGTCGAGCGGAAGATCAATGACCTCCTTCGGCCGAGCGAGTCCGACGAGTCCTCTTGGGAGGAGGCCGTGGCGGAGGTGCAGCGCCTGGTCGACGAGAACGAAGACGATCCGGCGCAAGGTGTGTCGCTCGATCTGCTGCCGAAGCCGGTTCCGGCGCAAGAGGACGTCAAGCAGTCGACTCGCCGCTTCATTGACGCAATAGCCGTCGCCGGCTTCACGGTTGAGGCGCGGCGCTACGGGTCGATGAAGATGGTGTGGCCGCCGTCGGACACCGACGCGCTTTGGCTCCCGGGCGCCGCGATGATGCTTAGAGGAGCGGAGACCGGTTTGCGGAAGACCCCGGAGAAGCTCGCGGAGATCCTTGAGAAGAGCCGCGCGCTGAACATCACCGATGTGCGCCTCGGCGACGGTTTGTGGCTGCGAGGATCGACCGTCGACTTCTTTTCGCCGCGGCACACGTTGCTCGCGGAGATCGAGGACGATCTGCTGCGCGACCCATCGCTTGGGCTCGGCGGCTTCTATTGTACGTCCGAGCGCGCGGGGGTGCCTCAGGGGGTGTATCTGCTCGTCCAGTCGCAGACGCACCCCGCTCTCGGAGGAGACGCGATGGCGTGGCGTTGCCGCATTCCGGATTCGGTGCTCCGGGATGAGGAACTCTCGCGGTTTTGGGTCGGCGTCGAGGACGCGCTGCGAAGGATGATGCGTGTCCGCTGCCGCGCGGTGCTCTCGTGTGGCGCGTGGCTCCTTGCCCCAAGCGGCGACGCCATCCGGCCCCAGCCTCCGGAGCGAGTTGGCGAGCTGCTGGCGGTGCTGCCCCAGGCGCGGTCCAAGGCAGCTCTGGAGATCCTACCAAACGTCGAGGCCACGCTCGCCGCGATGGAGCGACCGCCTAATGTATTGCCTTCCAACGTCCTGTCGATCGCAGAGGCTGTCGCAGTGGCCGTGTCGCGGGAGGCTGAACTGCACCTTGGCCGGATCGTCGCGCGCCGTCAAAGCGCTATCGAGAGCACCGGGGAAGGGCATGCGTGGCGGGGTCTCCGTGAAACGCGGGCGCGCGACTTGGAGGCTGCGGTTGCGCTCCGGGGGGTGATCGAGCATTTGCCGAGCTATGCACGCTCGGGGGCGATGGAGGCCATCACGCCGCGCGTCCTCGCGGCAGCTGTCGTTGAGGTGCGCCCGTGA
- a CDS encoding AAA family ATPase, translated as MKKNGSIDIGSVRARFRTVRDGLNAAFREREDAIECILLAALSQSHALLVGPPGTAKSALFFGFLASFTDTRKFQTLVTKFGTEDEYFGPVKLSALKNDQWERNLDGRLAAVECAFLDEVFKGSDSVLNAFLSAMNERLYKGTPIPLRLLVGASNELPEEEILAAIYDRFLLRDVVEYVQADAIWMNLVASPPEYKPAAQINLAEWEAAAKDAQRVELPQRVVEEMLRLRTALKADGLVLSDRRWIALTRVLKAAAWLDDAQAVELDHLLVLKYGLWNKPEDRARVVAVLQTVDRSVVAQAIDVVDEALKAYANRPTDLAAYQAALPGLADKVTEAGKRVQDMLKNGVSRRAHARIQPKLDELKKAHDALTGDLSKRYQLP; from the coding sequence ATGAAGAAAAACGGATCTATCGACATCGGCTCCGTCCGCGCCCGGTTCCGCACCGTGCGCGACGGTCTCAACGCGGCCTTTCGTGAGCGCGAGGACGCGATCGAGTGCATCCTCCTCGCCGCGCTCTCGCAGAGCCATGCGCTGCTCGTCGGGCCTCCCGGCACGGCGAAGAGCGCGCTCTTCTTCGGCTTCCTGGCCTCCTTCACGGACACGCGTAAGTTCCAGACGCTCGTCACGAAGTTCGGCACGGAGGACGAATACTTCGGCCCGGTGAAGCTCTCGGCGCTGAAGAACGACCAGTGGGAGAGGAACCTGGATGGCCGCCTCGCGGCCGTCGAGTGCGCGTTCCTCGACGAGGTGTTCAAGGGCTCGGACAGCGTGCTCAATGCGTTCCTGAGCGCCATGAACGAGCGGCTCTACAAGGGGACTCCCATTCCCCTGCGGCTTCTCGTCGGGGCGTCGAACGAGCTGCCCGAGGAGGAGATCCTCGCGGCGATCTACGACCGCTTCCTTCTGCGCGATGTGGTCGAATACGTCCAGGCGGACGCCATCTGGATGAACCTCGTCGCCTCGCCGCCGGAGTACAAACCGGCCGCGCAGATCAATCTCGCCGAGTGGGAGGCGGCGGCCAAGGACGCGCAGCGGGTCGAGCTGCCCCAGCGCGTCGTCGAAGAGATGCTGCGGCTGCGGACAGCGCTCAAGGCGGATGGTTTGGTCCTCTCGGACCGGCGCTGGATTGCGCTGACGCGCGTGCTCAAGGCGGCGGCGTGGCTCGACGATGCGCAGGCCGTCGAGCTCGATCACCTCCTCGTCCTGAAGTACGGGCTCTGGAATAAGCCCGAGGACCGCGCCCGGGTCGTTGCCGTGCTGCAGACCGTGGATCGCTCCGTCGTCGCGCAGGCAATCGATGTCGTCGACGAGGCACTCAAGGCGTACGCCAACCGGCCCACGGATCTGGCCGCCTATCAGGCGGCTCTTCCGGGCCTCGCGGACAAGGTCACGGAGGCGGGCAAGCGCGTGCAGGACATGCTGAAGAATGGCGTGTCGCGCCGCGCCCACGCCCGCATCCAGCCCAAGCTCGACGAGCTCAAGAAGGCCCACGACGCGCTCACGGGAGACCTCTCGAAGCGCTACCAGCTCCCGTAG
- a CDS encoding JAB domain-containing protein: MSDAPEDADTSSVIVPEIHNAPTETLLDFVLGRPGVAAHVLTSLGGLPPLARFTPAALTERFGLTFDEATRVAAALELGRRRFVEAAHLTTIRSSHDVATWAHPRIGLLTHEEMWLLAVDGQNNLRGARMISRGGLHGVALRTSDILRAALELAASGFVLVHNHPSGNPSPSKEDLVHTAHVRLAADITGLTFVDHVIITASGRFSAYIANQWQLPQVQ, from the coding sequence ATGTCCGACGCTCCCGAAGACGCTGACACCAGCTCTGTCATCGTGCCAGAGATCCACAACGCTCCCACCGAGACCCTCCTCGATTTCGTGCTCGGACGCCCAGGCGTCGCAGCACATGTTCTCACCTCTCTCGGCGGTCTCCCCCCGCTCGCACGGTTCACGCCGGCCGCGCTCACCGAGCGCTTCGGCCTCACCTTCGACGAGGCTACGCGCGTAGCCGCCGCTCTCGAACTCGGCCGCCGCCGCTTCGTCGAAGCGGCTCACCTCACCACCATCCGGTCGAGCCACGACGTCGCCACGTGGGCCCATCCCCGCATCGGCCTGCTCACGCACGAGGAGATGTGGCTCCTCGCCGTGGACGGGCAGAACAACCTCCGCGGCGCACGGATGATCTCCCGCGGCGGTCTCCACGGCGTCGCTCTCCGTACCTCGGACATCCTGCGCGCCGCGCTCGAGCTGGCCGCGTCCGGGTTCGTTCTGGTCCACAACCACCCCAGCGGCAATCCCTCCCCCTCGAAAGAGGACCTCGTGCACACCGCGCATGTGCGGCTCGCGGCGGACATCACCGGCCTGACGTTCGTGGACCACGTCATCATCACGGCCTCGGGCCGCTTCAGCGCGTACATCGCGAATCAATGGCAGCTTCCGCAAGTGCAATAA
- a CDS encoding RecB family exonuclease produces the protein MTASEVEFHAPNVWSFSALRDARECPRRWALRASGRVQEAHAPGGGGAAPGMGLMRGRVCHAVLERMLDAHREHDGPAWGSPALQAFWKRHFSRGIVGLVREEADRELRRDISRRDPSFEARLRREVDEAIPSLAASVSALLRLTLSRASESERPIAFAEVPVESEMAPGVRWSGRIDAVVRGGGDVTLIDFKTGTPSPQDLEQLTAYACIFERDVRTRGLGRVRLLVVLYARGGVEEQDAPTGDALDAERTRFAREALDAARRLSASPPEASPAPERCPRCDVRGHCDAYWDARVMWEDLPQKVAPTIDAELSVTEVLGGGRALLARGDAGSWFVRLDPKHEKVARTLTSGSRVRLVAASPVPRAGVDEGPSADLVVEVSGRGMLISRA, from the coding sequence ATGACCGCGAGTGAGGTGGAGTTCCACGCTCCGAACGTGTGGTCGTTCAGTGCGCTGCGCGACGCGAGGGAATGTCCCCGGCGATGGGCGCTCCGCGCGAGCGGTCGTGTGCAGGAGGCGCATGCGCCAGGAGGCGGTGGCGCAGCGCCGGGGATGGGGCTCATGCGAGGGCGAGTCTGCCACGCAGTGCTGGAGCGCATGCTCGACGCGCACCGGGAGCACGACGGACCGGCGTGGGGGAGCCCTGCGCTGCAGGCCTTCTGGAAGCGGCACTTCTCGCGTGGTATTGTGGGCCTCGTCCGTGAAGAGGCGGATCGGGAACTCCGCCGCGATATCAGTCGGCGCGACCCCAGCTTCGAGGCGCGGCTTCGGCGTGAGGTGGACGAGGCGATTCCGTCGCTCGCGGCAAGCGTCAGTGCGCTACTGCGACTCACGCTCTCTCGCGCGAGCGAGTCGGAGCGCCCCATAGCGTTCGCCGAGGTGCCCGTCGAGTCGGAAATGGCACCAGGGGTCCGCTGGAGTGGACGCATCGACGCGGTCGTGCGCGGCGGAGGCGACGTGACGCTCATCGACTTCAAGACCGGCACACCATCCCCGCAGGACCTGGAGCAACTCACGGCGTACGCGTGCATATTTGAGCGTGACGTGCGCACGCGCGGGTTGGGACGTGTGAGGCTCCTCGTCGTGCTGTACGCGCGCGGTGGCGTGGAAGAGCAGGATGCACCGACGGGCGACGCGCTAGACGCGGAGCGGACGCGCTTCGCTCGCGAAGCTCTGGACGCCGCGCGCCGCCTCTCAGCCTCTCCTCCGGAGGCATCTCCTGCGCCGGAGCGCTGCCCGCGATGCGATGTACGCGGGCACTGTGACGCGTACTGGGACGCCCGCGTAATGTGGGAAGACTTACCTCAGAAGGTCGCTCCCACAATCGACGCGGAGCTGAGCGTGACGGAGGTGCTCGGCGGTGGCCGCGCGCTCCTGGCGCGAGGAGACGCAGGCTCATGGTTCGTGCGACTCGACCCGAAGCACGAGAAGGTCGCGCGGACACTCACCTCGGGCTCACGCGTACGCCTCGTGGCCGCCAGCCCGGTACCGCGCGCGGGCGTCGATGAGGGACCTAGCGCTGACCTCGTCGTTGAGGTCAGCGGCCGGGGCATGCTCATTTCGCGCGCGTGA
- a CDS encoding Druantia anti-phage system protein DruA, translated as MSDPLAEDGAELASAPRPGAGEGWRPFQPRLEDHAPPLRDVAALLGASDEDARVAALEEEIERAKGEQPPLRQYVAALLILRDLTQIGWEVQAAGDAIAIRPHDAQEAGPTKDAVRRQLLFGREDQLRSPSVRQFIEELEQPSRGARYESILNLIADGRRLAAALRPIAARPRAQRAEMLREVCRPYLQAAETGVRDRFTNIDLYQIWRYFRHTWSSRYRRSPGRTLAFLIRDAAQPHHPVVAIASLSNAVMQLTPRDEWIGWTLEGLLARIRQGDLTDAEALETLQRRVRLDLAALYTEDLGFDGNAPPILDDDLERRLLEVERTALSERGERLKEVGVERKVSLESEDLLERAKSPLFRTKRASTARVLLRAHRAFAAATGTLAEVIADSEARWAAELSLRHIKQHFASSAIMEIATCGAAPPYGHLLAGKLVCLMMASPTVVSAYRSRYEGEASIIASQMAGRPITKDPALALLGTTSLYPERSSQYNRVRLPIGAIAGQVASVDYVEVGRSGGHGSTNLSVDAEEALAELAAERREFQNVNFVFGEGQSPKMRQIREGLAALGLGASDLIHHGSPRIVYVVPLARNTHRFLLGADSAPEYAFPLDDDGGEAIAEYWRSRWLASRLDHTKALDALAQTSPENLRISRDWSAARPEVQRLLF; from the coding sequence GTGAGCGATCCTCTTGCCGAAGATGGGGCCGAACTCGCGTCGGCGCCGCGCCCCGGCGCTGGCGAGGGGTGGAGGCCGTTCCAGCCACGGCTGGAGGACCACGCCCCGCCGCTGCGGGACGTGGCGGCGCTGCTCGGGGCCTCGGACGAGGACGCGCGGGTGGCTGCGCTCGAGGAGGAGATCGAGCGGGCGAAGGGAGAGCAACCCCCGCTGCGCCAGTATGTGGCGGCCCTCCTGATCCTCCGCGATCTCACCCAGATCGGCTGGGAGGTGCAGGCAGCGGGCGACGCGATCGCGATCCGCCCCCACGACGCACAGGAGGCCGGCCCGACCAAGGACGCCGTGCGCCGGCAACTGCTGTTCGGGCGAGAGGATCAGCTTCGTAGCCCCTCCGTTCGGCAGTTCATCGAAGAACTCGAGCAGCCGTCTCGGGGCGCGCGCTACGAGTCCATCCTCAACCTCATTGCTGATGGGCGGCGGCTTGCCGCGGCGCTGCGTCCGATCGCGGCGAGGCCACGCGCCCAGCGCGCCGAGATGCTCCGGGAGGTATGCCGCCCGTACCTGCAGGCGGCTGAGACCGGCGTCCGTGACCGCTTTACCAATATCGATCTTTATCAGATATGGAGGTACTTCCGACATACCTGGTCGAGCCGGTACCGTCGATCTCCAGGGCGCACGCTGGCCTTCTTGATACGGGACGCCGCGCAGCCGCACCATCCCGTCGTTGCGATCGCGTCGCTGAGCAACGCGGTGATGCAATTGACGCCCCGGGACGAGTGGATCGGGTGGACGCTTGAGGGGCTGCTCGCACGAATCCGGCAGGGGGATCTCACGGACGCCGAAGCGCTGGAGACGCTGCAACGCCGGGTGCGACTGGATCTCGCGGCGCTCTACACGGAAGACCTGGGCTTCGATGGAAACGCGCCGCCGATCCTCGACGACGATCTAGAGCGCCGGCTCCTGGAGGTCGAGCGAACGGCCCTGAGCGAGCGCGGCGAGCGGCTCAAGGAGGTCGGCGTTGAGCGAAAGGTCTCGCTGGAGAGCGAAGATCTGCTCGAGCGCGCGAAGAGCCCTCTATTCCGCACCAAGCGCGCGTCGACAGCGCGAGTGCTCCTCCGAGCGCACCGCGCGTTCGCCGCCGCGACCGGAACCCTGGCCGAGGTGATCGCCGATTCCGAGGCGCGCTGGGCGGCAGAGCTCTCGCTCCGCCACATCAAGCAGCACTTCGCCTCGTCGGCGATCATGGAGATCGCCACGTGCGGCGCAGCCCCGCCGTATGGACACCTGCTTGCGGGCAAGCTCGTGTGCCTGATGATGGCCAGCCCCACGGTCGTCTCGGCCTACCGTTCCCGGTATGAGGGTGAAGCGAGCATCATCGCGAGCCAGATGGCAGGCCGCCCGATCACGAAGGATCCCGCACTCGCCCTGCTGGGGACGACGAGCCTCTATCCGGAGCGCTCGTCGCAGTACAATCGCGTGCGTCTCCCCATCGGCGCGATTGCTGGGCAGGTGGCCTCGGTGGACTACGTCGAGGTGGGGCGAAGCGGCGGCCACGGCTCGACGAACCTCAGCGTCGATGCGGAGGAGGCCCTCGCAGAGCTCGCCGCGGAGCGGCGGGAGTTCCAGAACGTGAACTTCGTCTTCGGCGAGGGGCAGAGCCCGAAGATGCGCCAGATTCGCGAGGGGCTTGCGGCGCTTGGCCTCGGGGCGTCCGACCTGATCCACCATGGTTCGCCGCGCATCGTGTACGTCGTGCCGCTCGCCCGGAACACGCACCGCTTCCTTCTCGGCGCCGATAGCGCGCCCGAGTACGCGTTCCCCCTGGATGATGACGGCGGTGAGGCGATCGCCGAATACTGGCGGTCGCGATGGCTTGCAAGTCGGCTCGACCATACGAAGGCTCTTGATGCGCTGGCGCAGACCTCGCCCGAGAATCTGAGGATATCGCGCGATTGGAGCGCTGCGCGGCCGGAAGTACAGCGGCTCTTATTCTGA
- a CDS encoding vWA domain-containing protein, whose amino-acid sequence MGSFLQARRRHLTLKEASLENAEKAGDLWNAIVGLGRDPPAKTFAEAVRDTVPPEHMAFLALDEVGAAYAFDLMWKAGKDVSDGASAFEMRSAAREQWASFDKKAKQAKHVSDGFGWDLATAWAQVREVETTQGNMDQVERIARLAGRMFASLRGAHATRVHGVSGEVYSVEQGNDVARLLPAETVLLTDPQLEIVALERIASRRAAQYAVRGITKKSKGPLVLALDESGSMHGIRNEWAKAAAVALARVASEEKRPVAVVHYATSNVVQLVKPNDTAGVVKMILHFLSGGTAIGLALGVAVDQVKALAQKGQRGADIVLVTDGIDRNEEEQKRSVEEASAIGARLWTVAIECSIAEDSPLRNKAAHYTELNDKSMTEGSSINVLAGAA is encoded by the coding sequence ATGGGCTCCTTCCTGCAAGCGAGGCGCCGGCATCTCACGCTCAAAGAGGCTTCCCTCGAGAACGCGGAGAAGGCCGGCGACCTCTGGAATGCAATCGTGGGGCTCGGCAGGGATCCCCCTGCGAAGACCTTCGCGGAGGCCGTGCGTGACACGGTGCCGCCCGAGCACATGGCCTTCCTCGCGCTCGATGAGGTCGGCGCGGCCTATGCGTTCGACCTCATGTGGAAGGCGGGGAAAGACGTGTCGGACGGGGCCTCGGCCTTCGAGATGCGCAGCGCTGCGCGTGAGCAGTGGGCATCGTTCGACAAGAAGGCGAAGCAGGCCAAGCACGTCTCCGATGGCTTCGGCTGGGACCTCGCCACGGCCTGGGCGCAGGTGCGTGAAGTCGAAACTACGCAGGGGAACATGGATCAGGTCGAGCGCATCGCTCGGCTCGCGGGTCGCATGTTCGCCTCGCTGCGTGGTGCGCATGCGACGAGGGTCCACGGGGTCTCGGGCGAGGTGTATTCGGTCGAGCAGGGCAATGACGTCGCCCGGCTTCTGCCGGCGGAGACGGTGCTCCTGACCGATCCCCAGCTCGAGATCGTGGCCCTCGAGCGAATCGCGTCCCGCCGTGCGGCGCAGTATGCCGTGCGGGGGATAACCAAGAAGTCGAAAGGGCCGCTCGTGCTCGCGCTCGATGAATCGGGCAGCATGCACGGGATCCGGAACGAGTGGGCGAAGGCCGCTGCGGTGGCGCTCGCCCGTGTCGCCTCGGAAGAGAAACGGCCCGTCGCCGTGGTCCATTACGCGACCTCGAACGTGGTCCAGCTCGTGAAGCCGAACGATACCGCCGGGGTCGTGAAGATGATCCTCCACTTCCTCAGCGGCGGAACGGCCATCGGGCTGGCGCTCGGCGTGGCTGTCGACCAGGTGAAGGCGCTTGCGCAAAAAGGCCAGCGCGGCGCCGATATCGTCCTCGTCACGGACGGCATCGACCGTAACGAGGAGGAGCAGAAGAGGTCGGTCGAGGAGGCGTCGGCCATCGGCGCGCGGCTCTGGACCGTGGCGATCGAGTGCTCCATCGCGGAGGACTCGCCGCTGCGGAACAAGGCCGCGCACTACACCGAGCTGAACGACAAGTCGATGACCGAGGGCTCGAGCATCAACGTGCTCGCGGGCGCTGCATGA